Proteins encoded together in one Coregonus clupeaformis isolate EN_2021a chromosome 30, ASM2061545v1, whole genome shotgun sequence window:
- the zgc:174906 gene encoding uncharacterized protein zgc:174906 isoform X2, giving the protein MAEEEPLGDTEQVLRRLKPKLIDTLSADPDFVLQHADSLSLLSRHEYKQVKALTNPSKQAQDLLDHVIHKGPTAAEKLLRLLRGKEMQETFPNLLFLKELPVNDQRAAGETGTGGNEVIRKRRQTVESEENLPAKQTCKDGTKMVVEKDLMRVARRIGHSWREIGTGALDIPSVKLEQIQENYPHSHVDRVFAMLRYWSTLKRHEATAANLHSLLCQDDWALPPDSIDFLLDTI; this is encoded by the exons ATGGCTGAAGAAGAACCCCTAGGTGACACCGAGCAGGTACTGCGTCGTCTGAAGCCGAAGTTGATCGATACTCTGAGTGCAGACCCTGACTTTGTGCTGCAGCATGCAGACTCCCTCAGCCTACTGTCCCGGCATGAGTACAAGCAGGTCAAAGCCCTCACTAACCCATCAAAACAGGCCCAGGACCTTCTGGACCATGTGATCCACAAAGGACCCACTGCTGCAGAGAAGCTTCTGCGGCTCCTGAGGGGCAAAGAAATGCAGGAGACATTTCCCAACCTTCTGTTCCTCAAGGAATTGCCAGTGAATGATCAAAGAGCTGCAGGTGAAACGGGTACAG GGGGAAATGAAGTTATCAGAAAGAGAAGACAAACAGTTGAGTCTGAAGAGAACCTTCCGGCTAAACAGACATGCAAGGATG GCACTAAGATGGTGGTGGAGAAGGATCTGATGCGTGTGGCTCGAAGAATCGGTCACTCCTGGAGGGAGATTGGTACAGGGGCCCTAGACATCCCCTCTGTGAAGCTGGAGCAGATCCAGGAGAACTATCCACACAGCCATGTGGACCGTGTGTTCGCCATGCTGCGCTACTGGAGCACACTGAAGCGGCATGAGGCCACGGCAGCCAATCTCCACTCCCTGCTCTGCCAGGACGACTGGGCCCTGCCACCAGACAGCATAGACTTTCTCCTGGACACCATCTGA
- the zgc:174906 gene encoding uncharacterized protein zgc:174906 isoform X1 — translation MAEEEPLGDTEQVLRRLKPKLIDTLSADPDFVLQHADSLSLLSRHEYKQVKALTNPSKQAQDLLDHVIHKGPTAAEKLLRLLRGKEMQETFPNLLFLKELPVNDQRAAGETGTGGNEVIRKRRQTVESEENLPAKQTCKDAGTKMVVEKDLMRVARRIGHSWREIGTGALDIPSVKLEQIQENYPHSHVDRVFAMLRYWSTLKRHEATAANLHSLLCQDDWALPPDSIDFLLDTI, via the exons ATGGCTGAAGAAGAACCCCTAGGTGACACCGAGCAGGTACTGCGTCGTCTGAAGCCGAAGTTGATCGATACTCTGAGTGCAGACCCTGACTTTGTGCTGCAGCATGCAGACTCCCTCAGCCTACTGTCCCGGCATGAGTACAAGCAGGTCAAAGCCCTCACTAACCCATCAAAACAGGCCCAGGACCTTCTGGACCATGTGATCCACAAAGGACCCACTGCTGCAGAGAAGCTTCTGCGGCTCCTGAGGGGCAAAGAAATGCAGGAGACATTTCCCAACCTTCTGTTCCTCAAGGAATTGCCAGTGAATGATCAAAGAGCTGCAGGTGAAACGGGTACAG GGGGAAATGAAGTTATCAGAAAGAGAAGACAAACAGTTGAGTCTGAAGAGAACCTTCCGGCTAAACAGACATGCAAGGATG CAGGCACTAAGATGGTGGTGGAGAAGGATCTGATGCGTGTGGCTCGAAGAATCGGTCACTCCTGGAGGGAGATTGGTACAGGGGCCCTAGACATCCCCTCTGTGAAGCTGGAGCAGATCCAGGAGAACTATCCACACAGCCATGTGGACCGTGTGTTCGCCATGCTGCGCTACTGGAGCACACTGAAGCGGCATGAGGCCACGGCAGCCAATCTCCACTCCCTGCTCTGCCAGGACGACTGGGCCCTGCCACCAGACAGCATAGACTTTCTCCTGGACACCATCTGA